In Hydractinia symbiolongicarpus strain clone_291-10 chromosome 15, HSymV2.1, whole genome shotgun sequence, one DNA window encodes the following:
- the LOC130628784 gene encoding uncharacterized protein LOC130628784, with product MVGNGALLMTIYLRKHGWKRSFVDDGRYWALDCIMAFGTDYGGGSERNCETFHKSLLSVSFEFSHSIVVLSSLAISLSICLFSSSVALASSQAFFKLKNNTK from the exons ATGGTTGGAAACGGAGCTTTGTTGATGACG ATATACTTAAGGAAGCATGGTTGGAAACGGAGCTTTGTTGATGACGGTAGGTACTGGGCATTGGATTGTATAATGGCATTTGGGACGGATTATGGCGGCGGTTCGGAGAGAAATTGTGAAACATTTCATAAGTCACTTTTATCTGTTTCTTTTGAGTTTTCGCATTCAATAGTGGTATTGTCATCACTTGCGATTTCTCTTTCCATTTGCCTATTTTCTTCTTCAGTTGCGTTGGCCAGTTCCCAGGCATTTTtcaaactaaaaaataatacaaaatga
- the LOC130628783 gene encoding uncharacterized protein LOC130628783, translating to MSNSIAAVIYFTLSCMSMLLHVVAFTLLWKKHANITRNQKIILLNLCMVEVLISCSDLPRAIIYETVGSETLAYKSFVTLFYCFILAYLYFMIALTMDRLAQIYLNIKYDLYWPVRRTKYLTGIIWTLTLLLGFVMLLILNLKKDNSKSKNVYKVVGDWILPVAFFLFLFIVIFTYTYIAKKIIQTKRVDARVSFRCSMSHHSCDCSLEYRRKIQEKVRLNDVLLPTLLIVTYVVFVMFPILVSYLMKRNILPESSWLHQKMNPMFYLGCFSDAIICILLSTTFGRRVISGRSQRRRRRRDSHLNKSRISAK from the coding sequence ATGAGCAACAGCATAGCGGCTGTTATATACTTCACTCTCTCTTGTATGAGTATGCTACTGCATGTAGTAGCTTTTACTTTGCTATGGAAAAAACATGCTAACATAACAAggaatcaaaaaataattttacttaaTTTATGCATGGTAGAAGTTCTCATTTCGTGTAGCGATCTTCCAAGAGCAATTATATACGAGACCGTTGGCTCCGAGACTCTTGCATACAAATCATTTGTGACGTTATTCTACTGTTTTATACTTGCATATTTGTATTTTATGATCGCACTCACCATGGATAGGTTAGCGCAGATTTATCTCAatataaaatatgacttatatTGGCCAGTACGTAGGACAAAATACTTAACGGGAATCATCTGGACATTGACGCTCTTGCTTGGTTTTGTAATGTTACTCATTCTAAATCTAAAAAAGGATAATTCTAAATCCAAAAATGTGTACAAAGTGGTGGGAGATTGGATTTTACCTGTtgcgttttttttgtttttatttattgtcaTCTTTACGTATACGTACATAGCCAAGAAGATCATCCAGACCAAGCGCGTTGATGCAAGAGTATCGTTTAGATGCAGCATGTCTCATCACTCTTGTGATTGCAGTCTTGAGTACAGAAggaaaattcaagaaaaagtTCGTTTAAATGATGTGTTATTGCCTACCCTATTAATTGTAACATATGTTGTTTTTGTCATGTTTCCAATTCTCGTTTCATACCTGATGAAAAGAAACATTTTGCCTGAATCGAGCTGgttacatcaaaaaatgaatccAATGTTTTACCTAGGTTGCTTTTCAGATGCAATCATATGCATTCTCCTTTCAACAACATTTGGACGAAGAGTGATAAGTGGACGTTctcaaagaagaagaagaagaagagacagTCACTTAAATAAATCAAGAATATCAGCCAAATGA